Below is a window of Malania oleifera isolate guangnan ecotype guangnan chromosome 1, ASM2987363v1, whole genome shotgun sequence DNA.
CGTACGCAGACCATTGCCCTAATGCAGTCACTGGGCTTTCTCACTTGGCCACTTCCGTTACAAGTCTCAAGTCTGGTGAGCAGTATAAAATCGAATTTAATATTGGATTTTTATACTTGCTTTTTCTGCTTTTTCTATTTTTACAGCTGTTTTAATTATTCGTTCGGCATAGGCAGAAGGGGGATTAAGCCATTAAGGGACAGATGAAACATCTCAATCCACAATTCAAGTATTTGAGGAGCTGGAAGAACCTTCTCCTCTCCCTCGATCTCTTCCCTACACATACACACCCTCTCCACTCTAGTGGATTGGGGTTTCCTTCCCatcccagagagagagagagagagaatgggctACCCATCTCTCCCATCAACCACTGTTCTACTGCTCATCATCAGCTTCTTCATCTTCTACCTGTCTTTCTTCCACGTTGCCAGAAATCCTTCACTCACCATGATCGCCAGAGAAACACTGGAAATCAAAAAAGCAAGCACCACCAATCATCCTTCCCGTCTCCTCCTTCCAGAGCTTGAAGGCTCTCCTCTCCCAAATCCCACCCCCCGCCCAGCACTACCGCCACCCGGCCCATCGCTGCCACCTGCACCGCAGCTGCCACCATTTCCTTCACCATACATGCCTTCAGCATCACCATCCCCAATGGCACCATCTTCAGGACCAACAGTAGGCCCATCGCTGCCACCTGCACCGCAGCTGCCACCATCTCCTTCACCATCCATGCCTTCGCCTGCGCCATCGCCATCGCCATCCCCAATGGTACCATGTCCAGAACCAACAATGCCACCTGCCCCTGCATCAACACTAGCACCTTCACACAGTGATGCCCAAAAAAAAGAGCTCAAGAAGGCTTACAAAGCAGTCCAAAAATTCAAGACAACTATAAACTATGACCCTCTAGGCATCACGAAAAATTGGACAGGCAAAGATGTCTGCAGTTACCGAGGCTTCCACTGCGACTCCGCCCCCGTGATCAACCGGCAAGTTGTCTCCGGTGTCCGCTTCAACGGCTTCAACTTCAATGGAAACCTCACCGTCGGTAGCTTGATCGATGAACTTAAGTACCTCGTCTTCTTCCATGCAAACTCCAATAACATCACCAGTGCTGTTTCTTCCTCAATTTCCAAACTCCAATATTTTTACGAGCTCGACTTGAGCAACAACAACCTCACCGGGAAGTTTCCAGCCAATGTTCTCCACGCTACCAAGCTAACTTTCTTGGATCTGCGTTTCAATTCGCTTATAGGACGACTACCCCACCAAGTATTCAATCTAGACCTCGATGTCCTCTTCCTCAACAACAACGAGTTCATTGAAAATCTCCCAAAAAACCTTGGCAGCACTCCAGCACTGTATCTCACCTTAGCCAACAATTACTTCACCGGTCCAATCCCGCCGAGCATTAGCAACGCTTCCAACACACTTATTGAGGTGCTCTTCTTAAATAACAGACTATCCGGGTGTCTTCCATATCAGATAGGGCACTTGAAGAAGACAACAGTCTTCGACGCCAGCATCAACCAATTGAAGGGACCGTTGCCTCTTTCTTTTGCATGCCTGAGGAAGATGGAACAGCTGAACTTGTCGCATAACTGCCTTTCTGGGACGGTGCCAGAGATGGTGTGCAAGCTTCCGCACCTGTATAAGTTGTCCTTGGAGTACAACTACTTCACGCATGTGGGCTCAGAATGCATCAAGCTGGTAGAGACGAAGGTTCTTAATGTAAGCATGAACTGCATTTTGGGGCTGCCGTCACAGAGATCCGCACAGGAATGTGCTGCCTTCTTTGCCACACACAAAGCATGCCCAGATGAAAGATCCTATGATCACATACAATGCCGAACTGATCATTTGGTTTCACCAGAAAAAAGAAGTCAGATATTGGCGCCAGCTCCTTCAACTTCTTATGCTGCTCTGGAGAGGCCTGGCTCTTGACGTGCCAACCGTGATAGATCGACTACATGATCTTCAGGCAATAAGTTGCCCCCAGACCATTAATGTAAGTCATTGTTCcatgcactctctctctctctctctctctctctctctctctccttctcctgGCAGCTTTTTAGTATTGTTATTTGGAGTTTCAGTGGATCTAGCAAGAAACATGTATAATTAAAGTAGAGGTTTCAAGCAAGCAGTTTGTTTATTTATAATGAATAAGAACGACGCTCTACATATTCTAGGGGTTCAGCGTCGAAATCCCCTGAATTCGTCTCAGACATAATGTCTCTGGAACAGAGCTGGGCATACAAAACTGGAAGAAATGCGTATCAATTGATAGCAATTACTGCATAATTTTTGAAGTATCCATTACAAAGAGGGTCACCTCTAATTCTAAGCATTTCCTGGAAATCATAAAGGAAAAAGATAATGTCGGTGCACTAATGTAACCCCCAGGCCCTCGTCCCTGTCGTGCGCCATGCTGTTGAAAAGAAAGATGAGGTCCACAGAAGACCACGAAATCTAACTGATGACTTTAAAATCAATTGTTTTGTttacttttgttttgttttgttttgttttgttctaAAAGCAAATTCACTGATTAAAACAGAAAACACATCTCAAAATCCTCCTCAATATACTGAGGAACAGACGTGCGAAACACATGACTCCCAACTTTGTGTACTATGTACACTACTGAAAAATATAGTCCATCAGCCTATCATCTTCTCTGGTTTACATAATGAACAGAGtagaaatagaataaaataaaaagaatttaaaatcaagtgataaattctATTTCTACATATCAAATGTATACTTCTGGTGGTGTTTTCTTGACGGATTGAAGTTTGCTTAAATTTATCTAGATTTGGACAAAACAAATATAAAATTGTAAAGAAATTTATATCATCCAAATAGACTCAAATTTAAAGTCCAAATTAAAACCATTGCCTTGCCTATATAATCGCCGACTCCTCGAAAAAAGGATGCAATCCTAATCAATTCATCTCCACCACGGAGACTGCCCTGGCCACCATCAGAAGCCAAAGGTGCATTCTCAACCTCCC
It encodes the following:
- the LOC131158338 gene encoding uncharacterized protein At4g06744-like, whose product is MGYPSLPSTTVLLLIISFFIFYLSFFHVARNPSLTMIARETLEIKKASTTNHPSRLLLPELEGSPLPNPTPRPALPPPGPSLPPAPQLPPFPSPYMPSASPSPMAPSSGPTVGPSLPPAPQLPPSPSPSMPSPAPSPSPSPMVPCPEPTMPPAPASTLAPSHSDAQKKELKKAYKAVQKFKTTINYDPLGITKNWTGKDVCSYRGFHCDSAPVINRQVVSGVRFNGFNFNGNLTVGSLIDELKYLVFFHANSNNITSAVSSSISKLQYFYELDLSNNNLTGKFPANVLHATKLTFLDLRFNSLIGRLPHQVFNLDLDVLFLNNNEFIENLPKNLGSTPALYLTLANNYFTGPIPPSISNASNTLIEVLFLNNRLSGCLPYQIGHLKKTTVFDASINQLKGPLPLSFACLRKMEQLNLSHNCLSGTVPEMVCKLPHLYKLSLEYNYFTHVGSECIKLVETKVLNVSMNCILGLPSQRSAQECAAFFATHKACPDERSYDHIQCRTDHLVSPEKRSQILAPAPSTSYAALERPGS